Below is a genomic region from Anoplopoma fimbria isolate UVic2021 breed Golden Eagle Sablefish chromosome 20, Afim_UVic_2022, whole genome shotgun sequence.
GCACTACAGACCTggatatgatgatgatgatgatgatgatgatgatgatgatgatgatgatgatgatgatgatgatgaaggacCACCAAGTTTCTTTAACTGTTCAGTAGATACTTTACCTCTGTTCAGCCAGGTATTGCACTGTTTGTAGTTTTACTTGAACATTGTCAATAGAAATAATTAATGTAAGGTAAAATGAGATGTTATTTACCTGGTACATATATTCAGTTGTTTTGTATATAGTATTTTCTGTTGTCGCTTTTTGTACTTAGgagataatgaaaaaaacataattatgacCAGTGGCAAACCGTTTACAATGTCATGGACAGCTTTGTTCGGTAAATATCTGGCAACCTCAATAAAATGACTGCAATTTGACAGTTAGGCTgtattatgaaatgtttttattcacaagTTTTtggaattattgttttttaccttttaaacgTGCTTAGAAAGGGCTTTGCTCACACCTACCTTTATTCATGTTCACACCTGcattaacatttcaaaacatgttGCAGTTTCAGGCAGAAGTTTTCTGGAgcgtttttgtctttttctttgacaTGGGGTTCAATTTCTATAAGTTTATTGTCACcttgaaagaaaaaggaattcAATATCtacaataccagtcaaaagtttggacacaccttctcattcaactactttgaagaatctaaaatataaaacatattctggtttgttgagcatttgtttgtttaccacataattccatatgtgttccttcatagtttggatgtcttcaatattaatctacaatgtagaaaaaaataaaaataaagaaaaaccattgaatgagaaggtgtgtccaaacttttgactggtactgtatcataaataaaaatctatgaTATCATAGTATAAATATCCATACTACGAAGACAGGGGTTAATAAAGATAaactatatatgtattttgGGAATGTCTGGTTATAGAGgcagcatttgttttgtgtctttcatACTTCATCATGCGGCCGAGCCAATCGCCGAACCCCCTTCCAGCGGATGTCTGCGAGTGACAGGCGTGAGCTCTGACCAATCATATGTTGTAGATTCGGTTTAGGGCGGGGCCTAAGCGCGGAGGTGGGATTTTAGCTACCGTCCATCTTCAGCTACATTACAGTGAGCGAGCTTGTCGAAAAGCAAACACAATTTGGAAGTAAAGAAGACTTTCTGGAATTAGTTTTGGCTGtatttgaaaaaagacaaacgAAAGCCCATAACCTAGGTAAATGTCGTAAACAACTATAAATCTAGATGCTCGGGTTGACCCAGTTTCCCTTTTTCCTAATTTTGGCTAGCTGGCTAGCTAAGCTGCTAGCTAGCATTTGATGCATTAGGTTAGCTAGGCAGACAGTTAGCCACATCAGCTAACGGTTAGCGATTAGAGCGGATTCTGATATATTGTGTCTTTCACAATGCAACCCACCATATAAAGGCTTTTCTGCGGCCCAAAATAATGATGCATGAATATGATGCCCATCCATCAGTATGGTCCGCGGTATTTGTTTTGAAGCGGGCCAGTTGGTGGCCGAGCGAGGTGGACGAGCTAAGAGTCCGGCTAACAGTAGCGTTAGCTGGCTAGGTGGCTAATTTTAGCAGATAACCATGTCAGTCATTTTGGTAACAGCATGATCTGCTTTGTCCACGTGAATATAATGATAGACAAACCCCTATGCAAAAGTTTAGGTTTAAAGTGTCCTTAAATGATGAATAGATAATGTTGTTTGTGCAGCTAGCTGGAGGTAACGTCAGTGCCTCTCTCTGGAAACCGATGTACTGATGCTCTGTTGAAGGGATTTGTGTTATGTTTGAATGCACGTTTGGTTTTCTTTACATAGTTAACTTTGTGACAGACGGAATGTGGACATAGTCGTAGTCAGAGCCATGGCTGACAAGAGAAAACTACAAGGTAAGACTGTTGGTGTAATTCATCAGTAATGTTGAACAGGATCCATCACACTGTCCTGACTGGCATCATGCAGAGAGACTCAGACTGACTTCATCTAGCGAAGTTTTTGGTGTTGCACAGATGTTTACATAATGATGATGGACCACATCTTTTATCTCCACAGGTGAGATCGATAGATGTTTGAAAAAAGTAGCTGAAGGTGTAGAACAGTTTGAAGACATCTGGCAAAAGGTAAGAGATCTTTGCATctagcatttttttattactctaTTTAAAAATTGATGCGGCATAACCTAAAACATCtaatttatttgtctattttttaGCTTCACAATGCAGCCAATGCAAACCAGAAGGAAAAATATGAGGCTGACCTCaagaaagagattaaaaaacTACAGGTGAGTGAAGTTACCAAGAACATATTTCTTGTCCCGTGACTTTGTTTTGCCTCTAAAACAACAATACGTGTTTTTGAAAATGgttatatttttcaatattttcacTGTCTGTCCTCTTCCCAGCGATTGAGAGATCAGATAAAAACATGGGTGGCCTCAAACGAGATCAAAGACAAAAGGCAGCTAGTCGAGAACCGCAAACTTATAGAGACGGTATGGTTCtccatcatttcctgttttataaagtaaagcatTTGGACATCAGCTCATCAAAACAGTTAATTTAACAAgtcatgtctgttttttctttacttagCAAATGGAGCGGTTCAAGGTGGTGGAacgtgaaacaaaaacaaaagcctaCTCTAAAGAAGGCTTGGGGCTCGCTCAGAAAGTGGATCCAGCTCagagggaaaaagaggaaaCGGGACAGTGGCTAACAGTAATACATCCACTATTATCTATACCTGTTGTACATATTGTTTGCCTGCGTTTTTCTAGataaagttttgaaaatatTATTCAAAGACTAACAATAACTCATCACCTAGGGTTTATTAAAAAAGGCAgtttgataaaaatgtgtttcaggagaatctttttttgacataatccATTAATGCTCTTTTTTCTGACTTCTTCCTCACCCATAGAATACAATAGATACTCTAAATATGCAGGTGGATCAGTTTGAAAGTGAGGTTGAATCTCTTTCGGTTCAGACGAGAAAGAAGAAGGGCGATAAAGATGTAAGTCGACCATCATTATTTTCAAggacgctttttttttttcctgcacacTTGGAAATGTAGTGCAAATCCTGTGAATATCCAGCGTAGTGTAGCGCAATCTAGTCTGGTAAAAGTTTGACTAAAATGTTTGTCATAAACCCCATGCTTGTATTCTGTCTTTCAAAAAGAAGCAGGATCGTATTGAGGAGCTCAAGCGGTTGATTGAGAGGCATCGATTCCACATTCTCATGTTGGAGACTATTTTACGAATGCTGGATAATGACTCAGTACCAGTGGATGCAATCCAGAAGATCAAAGATGATGTTGAATACTACATTGATTCCTCCCAAGACCCAGACTTTGAAGAGAACGAGTTCATATATGACGACTTAGACCTGGAAGACATACGTGAGTAGAGAACTGTAGAGTGTTATGATGCTGCTTTTATTCAGACAACATGTGGATTCTAACGAGAACTTCTTGcgcttttctttttcctcgCATTTTCTCGAAGCTGCAGCATTAGTTGCAACTTCTCCATCAGGTCAAGGCAATTTGGAGGATGAGATGTATCTCCACTCCAGCAGCACTCCTACTTCCACAACCTCCTCTTCACCTATTCCTCCATCCCCGGCCACTTGCACTGCTGTAAGTTCTTGTGTTTGTATTATTACGCCTTGGGTCAGTGTGTTTAAGGGATGCTGGGTAGAAAAAGTAAATTCTGACACAATTTTGCACATAACTCGCTTTTGCTGaatcaacatttcaaaagtgGATTGTCATATCAACGTATCTCCTCTTATAGGAGAACTCAGAGGACGATAAGAAAAGAGGACGATCGACAGACAGTGAAGTTAGTCAGGTGAGAGGCTCTCATCTGTACTATGCCAGTAGATAAACAGTTTAGTGCAGCGCTCTTCAACCCCACCTGGAGAGGCTAGGAACAagctttttctctgtgtgaccATGGTTGGAGACCACTGTCTGTAGTTCACAGTACACTTTGCTACTCACACACTTTGTGTAGCTGTAATTGCCCAATGGATAGTTTGTctgaaattactttttctgttgctttttcattttcagtcaccTGTAAAGAACGGCACCCCATCCTTGCTATCGTCAttctcttcctccaccacctctgGCTCCTCGTCATCCTCCTCCCTTGTGTCCATGGCGAGTGTTGTCGGAGGCATTCCCATTGTTCCCACAAGCAACAGTCTTATAGGGAGCTTCAGCAGTGCGGTGCAGCAACATCAGCATCAACCtgcacaacagcagcaacaacctCAGCCAATCAACCAAccgcagcagcaacaacaacagcagcagtcacCTCAGACAAAACCCTCTGCCCCCTCAAACAACACCCCCAGCCCGCCCAGCAACCCTCTTCTCCCAGCCTCAACTGCACTGTCTCTCCCCCTGCCCAGCACACCAAGTTCATCAGCTCCCAACTCTCAGTCTCAGCTCACATCTGTCTCCACGCCCACATCCAGTTTGGGACTCGGGCTGGGGCTTGGATTGAGCAAAATTGGCCTGACGGGGACCAGCAGTGCCAACCAGATGTCTGGTTTTGGCCTGGGTGTCCACTCGTCGCCTTTAAACACAATGGCAGGGCTCATTTCAGGCTCCACACCTGCCCCATACGCTCAGGCAGCAGCATCAGGAGGCTTGGGTTTAAGCAGCACCACCCAGTCCAGCATTTCAGTAGAGAGCAGCACTTCCATACCCACCTCTGGCTCCAGTGGAGTCACCACCAACGGGGCGGGGGTAGGGCTCGGTCTTCTGGGTTCCAGCCCGGCCCACAGCTCTTTGAGTGGGAGTATTCTGGGTCTGGTTCCTGGGCAAAATGTAGCCCCAGGTGCCTCTCAGTTACCCCCAAGTTCTGTCAGCACTACCCCTGGAGTAGTAGGCATGATGGGAGGCAATGGAGGGAATGTCAGCGTGGTTGGAGGAGTAGGAGTGAATGCTGCTCCTGCTAGACCACCGAGTGGACTGAAGCAAAATGGAAGCACAAGTACGTTGTTTTGTTGTGCTTGGCCTTTTGTGACTCTTTACTTACTCTGTTTAATTCAACTgtctttataaaatattttctctatTATTTTCCTCATCTGCTCTCAGGTTACAGTGCTGTAGTGGCGGAGAGCTCCACAGAATCAGCTCTAAGCACACCGAGCCAGTCACAAAGCAGCCAACCCTCATCCCTCAGTTCTTCAACCAGTCAGCCGTGAGTTATTTGTTGCTTACTCGATCactacttcttctttttacGTGATAGTTGTTAACTCGTCTCTTTGTTGTTCCCACTCTACTTGCTGCAGGATGGACAATGGTCCCAGTTTAATCAGCTCCATCACCCTGCCTCCCAGCTCTCCGTCCCCCTCGTTCTCAGACAGCACACCTGGAGGAGGTAGTCTTCTCAACGGGCCCCACTCCTACACACAGGCCTCCGAGGCTCTCAAGGTGAGGGACCATAGCAATGTGGCATGGGTTAAATACTGTCAGAAATAGGGCTTTAGTCTCCTGTCAGCGTCACATAATGGTCTAATTAAGTAGCCAGACTTTGAAGTGTGAACCAGCGAGATCATAGTCGGGTGTATCTGCAGCCTCTTAAGCTGACTGCATGGAGAGATttgacagacagaaaacaagctGGTTGACATTGTGAGACAGATGTTACATTATAGAGTATCTGCCTTCACATTGCAAAGAGGGAACTTCTCATCACTGTTTCCTGATCTGTGCTTGAAGAGTGAATATTAAAGCATCCAGCGCCCCTTTCTGTAATTCAAATGGATGCTTAAGACCTAATAATGATAAGTTATTATatgcacaacaattacagaGAAGCCGTAGTTGTCAATGAAAATCTAAGATCTCAGTATAGTTTTAACAGTTTGTAAAACAGTAACTAAAGTATAGCCTTATAGTTGAAGGTGGTGATACAGCCGGTCAGGATACCCGGGATGGTGCATCTGTAGAAGTGTCCTGGAGTTATGTTGACCCTTCCTTGCATGCGGAGGAAGAAGAGCAGCTGTCTCGCAGTCACCAGTCTTAACAGTTCATGCAAGATTATTGTCCATATTACTAAATTACATGGCTGGCATTTGTAGTTTTTGAGTTacttttgtttgataaatgactGGAGAACGCTCAGCTgtaaaaagtattattaaaCTATCCCCGACTTCCCACAAAACTCTCTTCTGAGCCACATTTATTCCGGACACTGAAGCCCTTATCTACCCAGTGGTGCACTAAGATAGAAATCATGTCATGCAAAGATATATTTAGACTTCACTGCAAACACCACGAAGCAGACAGCGTTGTACAATGTATCAGTACAGAATGTATTATAGAGTTATTGGTTATATTTTAGATTGTTAGTACATGTTATCcatgcttttatttaattaattttttttatttagtttggtTGCTGAATTCTGTCTCTTTTTGAAGAATTGCTCATTGTGTATAAAACACGTCATTGTTGCTGGCTGTGGGTTCAGGGCATCTCTGGCTGTTGTAGGTCAATGTAGCAGAtggttttcattatttatcttCTGCCCTGGTATTTTTACCTCTAATGCTCCCTTACATTTCCTTTTTCGTTCTCAAATGCCCATAACTGTAGGTTTTCCTTTATCTTTTCCCAAATTAATTTTACTTGATCATCTCCCCTGTTCATATGTTATCTTAATCTCTTTCCCACTTTAGGCCCCTGAACCTCTCAGTTCTCTGAAGGCGATGGCTGAGAGAGCAGCGCTGGGATCAGGCCTGGATGGAGAGATTCCCAACCTGCACCTAACAGACAGAGGTCGGAACCGTCAGCCACTCTTATTACACTTAGTAGAGACTAATAAACTCACAATTTTACACTGGAAAACTTCTGTCACTTGTATACAGACTGATTACTGAAATGGAGGTGACTTACAATGACATTTCATGTGGGATTAATATGGGATGTTTTAAAACCATAGCACATTGTAACAGCTGCAACAGTCAATGTAGTAGGGTTAAAAgtcaaaatgaccataaagaaGTAAgagtttattaaatatatttcctttAGCAGAAAAAATTGCATTAGAGTTAGGGACTAGGAGAGTGAAGTGGATCTTAAGAGAAGAGTCTGTACAGTATTTATGTCATCAACTCaatcctttattttttctttggtcTGCAGATATCTTCTCTAGTTCATCTGCAGCGCCCGGCACACCTGCCGCCCCTCAGCCGTCCGTGTCGGAGGTCAGCATCCCCCCCTCGCTCGGGGTCTGTCCACTTGGCCCCACCCCTCTCCCCAAAGACCAGCTCTACCAGCAGGCCATGCAGGAATCAGCATGGACACATATGCCACACCCCTCTGACTCTGAGAGAATCAGGTGGGGACACATTTCATTTACCCGTGATGATGCATCTTTCATACTTATCTGCCCTGAAAAATGCATTACCAAAGAACTGCGCTTCAAATCTGTAATTACAAAAATTTGCTTTGATAATGATAATTTGGTTATGATTTAATGATATCgtaattcttttttattccggtttaaatatattttttactgtacatCATCATGGCTCCTAGACCACTAAAATCTCTATTACATTATGTGAACATATGTTATAACCTTTGAAGTTAAATTTGAAGAATGAGACTAGctattctatatatatttttctaagaacaaaaccaacaatcaATTGTTCCtactaacaaacaaacaaagtataACCTGTGCAGCTCGAGCTTGATAAAGCTTCTttctctgtgccatagagctccattcttgtccaaaaactattggAAACACATAAATGAGCCACATCAGTGCACTGGGTGACGTGTTCCTTCTATAAGATGAACATGGCCACTGTAGTAGTTTTACTGCCAtcccaaacaaatacacagtttactCATGAAATGTtatgccatactatactatatgtTTTATGTGCGTACCATGCTATAGCATTTTAAGACATTATAAAATGCTATACtaatatttttcttactttttgtgACTAACTTTACGAGaatttttttataacttattattgacatactatactctgacttgtTTAATGACatgttaatgctctgaatcTGAAATACTATTCCatgtctttttaatgaaataatgcaacattttacgCTATACTAAACTAtggcatttttttatgacttgccataaatgattttttttttcatgactgtttcttaaatactttactatttatttatgattttttaagatacaaactatattatgacttttttacgacatagtATCCCGTAACCTTTTTCCTCGACACtttaactatgactttttaggactttttcatgaatttattCCACATACTATAATTAAACTATTTTTGATATACTAAACTTTTCCTCTACGATGAGTTTTTCAAGTCTTAATTGGAAATACTATacgacttattttgacatacctttctatgaatactttttatttgatttttttcgagATACTTCACTATAATTTGAAGgaatgctataatatgactttttatgaattttttcagcATTCTTTACCATGACCTTGTTagtactttttatgacatactatactatgacttttcacgaCACAATATTGctaactttttttcatcatactatactgacttttttccccAGATACAAtattttgacacactatactatgactttttcatgactctTCAACCTACTACACTATAACTTTTTCACAAGAccttttgggggatttttcccgacatgctatactgtgacttttttcgtcatactatgcACTAAGAATTGTTTTGACATCCTATACactgaccttttttcgacatgttattgtatgactttttttcgacatgctatacactgaattttgacatttttcatgactttttaacTATGGATCTGGTTTGTATCATAATGTGGTTCCGTGGTACCCCTTAATTGAGGTATTTATAGGGATCCCTGATCACTTTTGTCTGTGCTTTTGTCCTAAAGGCAATACCTGATGAGGAATCCGTGTCCCACCTTGCCTTTCCACCATCAAATACCACCGCACCACTCTGACTCTATAGAGTTCTACCAGAGGCTGTCCACAGAAACCCTCTTTTTCATCTTCTACTACCTGGAGGTAAAACACTCAACCCCCCCACTCAATGTTTCTCCCAGACAACCATTTTGTTTGTCTCCCTATGATGTAAGCTTGATGGTGTTTTTGACCTCCCACTCTCCCAGGGCACCAAGGCTCAGTATTTGTCTGCCAAGGCTCTGAAGAAACAGTCATGGAGGTTCCACACCAAGTACATGATGTGGTTCCAGAGGCACGAGGAGCCAAAGACTATAACTGACGAATTTGAACAGGTGCAGACTCGATACAGTTCAACTTGAATTTTGAAACAAGGACGGATTGtggtttgttgttgtggtttcaGGTTTTGAATGCTTATTCTTTCCGCTATGCTGTTTCTGCAGGGCACTTACATTTACTTTGACTATGAGAAATGGGGCcagaggaagaaggaggggTTCACCTTTGAGTACAGGTACCTCGAAGACAGAGATCTGCAGTGACGGACGGAGTGACacaaaaggacagagagagacaaaacgTGCTGCTGTTGACATTCCGAGACTGAACTTCAAACTGTGGATAGAGATTGTGATGTGTAGTAGAAACCCTCTCCTAAAATGGAGACTGGTGTCTGTATAGGCTGCATCTCAACGTGAAGTCCTCGCTCCTCCTGTAGCGCTTTGCTTTTGACAAAAATGCCCCGTGGGCCTGATCAAATGCATCACGCTGCTCGAGCTGGTAGGGTTCTCACTAGAGATCTGCGTTTGTGCCTGTCTGTGTGCACACTCAGTATGTGGCATTAGGAAAGCCTACCCCATGCATGTttctcatgttttgttttgttttccgtTTCAACAAGATTCTCTATACCACCTACCCAACATGAGCCTGGAAGCCTTTGACTTGACACGAAACAAACCTTGGATTTGATAAAGTAAACTGCCCATCTTGTATTTACAGTAATTTGGTGGAGTAGAATGGGGAGGTACAGTGGACATTTAGTCATGGTGTGTAGGACTGGCTTCTTTTAAGACCCTACGATGCCTGTTGAATATGGTCACTATTAGAGATAGTGAGCGGTTATCAATAGTTTTTATTGATATTGTCTTGGTCGATTAAAACGCTTATTGAGAGTGA
It encodes:
- the cnot3a gene encoding CCR4-NOT transcription complex subunit 3a isoform X2, which encodes MADKRKLQGEIDRCLKKVAEGVEQFEDIWQKLHNAANANQKEKYEADLKKEIKKLQRLRDQIKTWVASNEIKDKRQLVENRKLIETQMERFKVVERETKTKAYSKEGLGLAQKVDPAQREKEETGQWLTNTIDTLNMQVDQFESEVESLSVQTRKKKGDKDDRIEELKRLIERHRFHILMLETILRMLDNDSVPVDAIQKIKDDVEYYIDSSQDPDFEENEFIYDDLDLEDIPLVATSPSGQGNLEDEMYLHSSSTPTSTTSSSPIPPSPATCTAENSEDDKKRGRSTDSEVSQSPVKNGTPSLLSSFSSSTTSGSSSSSSLVSMASVVGGIPIVPTSNSLIGSFSSAVQQHQHQPAQQQQQPQPINQPQQQQQQQQSPQTKPSAPSNNTPSPPSNPLLPASTALSLPLPSTPSSSAPNSQSQLTSVSTPTSSLGLGLGLGLSKIGLTGTSSANQMSGFGLGVHSSPLNTMAGLISGSTPAPYAQAAASGGLGLSSTTQSSISVESSTSIPTSGSSGVTTNGAGVGLGLLGSSPAHSSLSGSILGLVPGQNVAPGASQLPPSSVSTTPGVVGMMGGNGGNVSVVGGVGVNAAPARPPSGLKQNGSTSYSAVVAESSTESALSTPSQSQSSQPSSLSSSTSQPMDNGPSLISSITLPPSSPSPSFSDSTPGGGSLLNGPHSYTQASEALKAPEPLSSLKAMAERAALGSGLDGEIPNLHLTDRDIFSSSSAAPGTPAAPQPSVSEVSIPPSLGVCPLGPTPLPKDQLYQQAMQESAWTHMPHPSDSERIRQYLMRNPCPTLPFHHQIPPHHSDSIEFYQRLSTETLFFIFYYLEGTKAQYLSAKALKKQSWRFHTKYMMWFQRHEEPKTITDEFEQGTYIYFDYEKWGQRKKEGFTFEYRYLEDRDLQ
- the cnot3a gene encoding CCR4-NOT transcription complex subunit 3a isoform X1: MADKRKLQGEIDRCLKKVAEGVEQFEDIWQKLHNAANANQKEKYEADLKKEIKKLQRLRDQIKTWVASNEIKDKRQLVENRKLIETQMERFKVVERETKTKAYSKEGLGLAQKVDPAQREKEETGQWLTNTIDTLNMQVDQFESEVESLSVQTRKKKGDKDKQDRIEELKRLIERHRFHILMLETILRMLDNDSVPVDAIQKIKDDVEYYIDSSQDPDFEENEFIYDDLDLEDIPLVATSPSGQGNLEDEMYLHSSSTPTSTTSSSPIPPSPATCTAENSEDDKKRGRSTDSEVSQSPVKNGTPSLLSSFSSSTTSGSSSSSSLVSMASVVGGIPIVPTSNSLIGSFSSAVQQHQHQPAQQQQQPQPINQPQQQQQQQQSPQTKPSAPSNNTPSPPSNPLLPASTALSLPLPSTPSSSAPNSQSQLTSVSTPTSSLGLGLGLGLSKIGLTGTSSANQMSGFGLGVHSSPLNTMAGLISGSTPAPYAQAAASGGLGLSSTTQSSISVESSTSIPTSGSSGVTTNGAGVGLGLLGSSPAHSSLSGSILGLVPGQNVAPGASQLPPSSVSTTPGVVGMMGGNGGNVSVVGGVGVNAAPARPPSGLKQNGSTSYSAVVAESSTESALSTPSQSQSSQPSSLSSSTSQPMDNGPSLISSITLPPSSPSPSFSDSTPGGGSLLNGPHSYTQASEALKAPEPLSSLKAMAERAALGSGLDGEIPNLHLTDRDIFSSSSAAPGTPAAPQPSVSEVSIPPSLGVCPLGPTPLPKDQLYQQAMQESAWTHMPHPSDSERIRQYLMRNPCPTLPFHHQIPPHHSDSIEFYQRLSTETLFFIFYYLEGTKAQYLSAKALKKQSWRFHTKYMMWFQRHEEPKTITDEFEQGTYIYFDYEKWGQRKKEGFTFEYRYLEDRDLQ